Proteins encoded together in one Vigna angularis cultivar LongXiaoDou No.4 chromosome 5, ASM1680809v1, whole genome shotgun sequence window:
- the LOC108339138 gene encoding cysteine-rich receptor-like protein kinase 25 — MNSFCDNSTLVSSSYKANVDTLFSWLLTDSYESDGYNYTSVNSNNHNNDDAVYGLYSCRHDITGYFCRFCINSASSELTRRCSNSVGAIIWYDICIIRYTNQSFSGQVTLSPIWNTTGTRKIKDSSEVKKTEDCMEGLIRKATVVTKTYWAVDEFDWVDKEKRYGWVQCDRGIKNDQCGECLHALLDIFPQCCSTNVQWAIFGPSCSMRMDDQNLSASSGKGGISKQKKLIISFSVLGFVALLSLSVYCFCHRKRVRKDTMQFDEESLNGDLPTIPLTAVLHCTNNFSEASKLGEGGFGPVYKGILADGRQIAVKRLSQFSGQGSEEFKNEVMFIAKLQHRNLVRLLGCCLEQNEKILVYEYMCNSSLDFHLFDEKRKQLDWKLRLSIINGIAKGILYLHEDSRLKVIHRDLKASNVLLDHEMNPKISDFGLARAFEIGQNQAKTNRVVGTYGYMAPEYAMEGLLSVKSDVFSFGVIVLEIICGRKNSGFHLSGHGQSLLLYAWRIWCAGKCLELMDPTLIKSFRASEVVKCLHIGLLCVQQDAGDRPTMSTVVLMLGSDTMALPKPNHPAFSVGKLTYKEASTSRSSKNLSINDVTVSTDLVR, encoded by the exons ATGAACAGTTTCTGTGACAACTCAACTCTTGTTAGCTCCTCATACAAAGCCAACGTGGACACCCTTTTCTCATGGCTACTCACAGACTCATACGAAAGCGATGGATACAACTACACCTCTGTAAATAGCAATAACCACAACAATGATGATGCTGTTTATGGATTGTACAGTTGCAGACACGACATCACAGGGTATTTTTGCCGGTTCTGCATCAACAGTGCTTCCAGTGAACTCACTCGAAGGTGTTCCAACAGTGTAGGAGCTATCATATGGTATGACATATGCATCATCCGTTACACAAACCAAAGTTTCAGTGGCCAAGTTACTTTATCTCCAATATGGAATACTACTGGAACCAGAAAAATCAAG GACTCATCAGAAGTAAAGAAAACTGAGGATTGTATGGAGGGTTTGATTAGAAAGGCAACGGTAGTGACGAAGACATATTGGGCAGTGGATGAGTTTGATTGGGTTGACAAGGAGAAAAGATATGGTTGGGTGCAGTGTGACAGAGGTATTAAAAATGATCAGTGTGGTGAGTGCTTGCATGCATTGTTAGACATATTTCCACAGTGTTGTTCTACAAATGTACAGTGGGCAATTTTTGGTCCAAGTTGTAGCATGAGGATGGATGATCAAAATCTTTCCGCGAGTTCAG GCAAAGGAGGTATTAGCAAGCAAAAAAAGTTGATAATTTCCTTTAGTGTGTTGGGGTTTGTAGCTCTGCTATCTTTAAGTGTCTACTGCTTTTGCCACAGGAAAAGAGTCAGAAAAG ATACGATGCAGTTTGATGAGGAATCATTGAATGGAGATCTACCTACAATCCCATTAACCGCAGTTCTACACTGTACTAATAACTTTTCAGAAGCATCTAAATTGGGGGAAGGTGGATTTGGCCCTGTTTACAAG GGAATTTTAGCAGATGGAAGACAAATCGCAGTGAAAAGGCTCTCACAATTTTCGGGTCAGGGTTCAGAAGAGTTCAAGAATGAAGTGATGTTTATAGCTAAATTGCAACATCGTAACCTTGTGAGACTTTTGGGGTGCTGTTTGGAGCAAAATGAGAAGATACTTGTATATGAGTATATGTGTAATTCAAGCCTCGACTTTCACCTCTTTGATG agaagagaaaacaaCTTGATTGGAAACTAAGATTAAGCATTATCAATGGAATAGCAAAAGGTATTTTATATCTTCATGAAGACTCTCGACTCAAAGTAATTCATAGAGATCTCAAAGCTAGCAATGTTCTATTAGACCATGAGATGAATCCCAAGATATCAGATTTTGGATTGGCCAGGGCCTTTGAAATAGGACAGAACCAAGCAAAGACAAATCGAGTTGTGGGCACCTA TGGATACATGGCTCCAGAATATGCTATGGAAGGATTACTTTCTGTGAAATCGGATGTTTTCAGCTTTGGAGTTATTGTCCTAGAAATCATTTGTGGAAGAAAGAACAGTGGATTCCATCTATCAGGACATGGTCAAAGTCTTCTTTTATAT GCTTGGAGAATATGGTGCGCAGGAAAATGTTTGGAATTGATGGATCCAACACTGATAAAATCCTTCAGAGCAAGTGAAGTTGTCAAGTGCTTACACATTGGTTTGTTGTGTGTTCAACAAGATGCAGGAGATAGACCAACCATGTCTACAGTTGTTCTAATGCTAGGAAGTGACACAATGGCCCTTCCAAAACCCAACCACCCTGCATTTTCCGTTGGAAAATTGACCTATAAAGAAGCATCAACTTCAAGAAGTTCCAAGAATCTTTCTATTAATGATGTAACAGTCTCAACCGATTTAGTAAGGTAA
- the LOC108339969 gene encoding cysteine-rich receptor-like protein kinase 25, translating to MRIKAEIFMIPIGISLSFMFLLFTTASAQPPIYMYNFCENSTLLSSSYKDNVETLLSWITTDSFKSNGYNFTTVNSNNNNNDDAVYGLYSCRYDITGYFCQFCITTAASELSRRCPNAVRAIIWYDVCIIRYSNQSFIGNVTLTPTWNITGPRIIKHSSESRKAEESVQSLIWKATVETKKFWAVDEFDWVDNEKRYGWVQCDRDIKSDECSECLHTLLDIFPECCSTHAQWAVFGPSCGIRMDDEKFYQTSGDGGSSKSRKFIISFSVLGSVALLCFGVYCFWYRKRVRRDKMMFDEETLNGDLPTIPLIAVLHSTNNFSEESKLGEGGFGPVYKGILPDGRQIAVKRLSKFSGQGTQEFKNEVMFIAKLQHRNLVRLLGCCLEENENILVYEYMCNASLDSHLFGGDEKRKQLDWKLRLSIINGIAKGILYLHEDSRLKVIHRDLKGSNVLLDYEMNPKISDFGLARAFEIGQNQANTKRVVGTYGYMAPEYAMEGLFSVKTDVFSFGVIVLEIICGRKNSGFHRSEHGQSLLLYAWNIWCEGRCLELMDQALIKSFVASEVVKCIHVGLLCVQQDAADRPTMSTVVLMLGSDTMTLPKPNHPAYSVGRLTSNDASTSRSSKNFSINDVTFSTVLAR from the exons ATGAGGATCAAAGCAGAAATATTCATGATCCCTATTGGGATTAGTCTTAGTTTCATGTTTCTCCTTTTCACCACAGCAAGTGCTCAACCACCGATTTACATGTACAATTTTTGTGAGAACTCAACTCTTCTTAGCTCCTCATACAAAGACAACGTTGAAACCCTTCTCTCATGGATAACCACAGACTCATTCAAAAGCAATGGATACAACTTCACCACTGTAaatagcaacaacaacaacaatgatGATGCTGTTTATGGATTGTACAGCTGCAGATACGATATCACAGGGTATTTTTGCCAGTTCTGCATCACCACTGCTGCCAGTGAACTCTCTCGGAGGTGTCCCAACGCTGTAAGAGCTATCATATGGTATGATGTATGCATCATCCGTTACTCAAACCAAAGTTTCATTGGCAATGTTACTTTAACCCCAACATGGAATATTACAGGACCCAGAATAATCAAG CATTCATCAGAATCTAGGAAAGCTGAGGAGTCTGTGCAGAGTTTGATTTGGAAAGCAACCGTAGAGACGAAGAAGTTTTGGGCAGTGGATGAGTTTGATTGGGTTGACAATGAGAAAAGATATGGTTGGGTGCAGTGTGATAGGGATATTAAAAGTGATGAATGTAGTGAGTGTTTGCATACATTGTTAGACATATTTCCAGAGTGTTGTTCAACACATGCACAGTGGGCAGTTTTTGGTCCAAGTTGTGGCATCAGGATGGATGATGAGAAGTTTTACCAGACTTCAG GCGATGGAGGTTCTAGTAAGTCAAGAAAGTTTATCATTTCCTTTAGTGTGTTGGGGTCTGTAGCTCTACTATGCTTCGGTGTCTACTGCTTCTGGTACAGGAAAAGAGTCAGAAGAG ATAAGATGATGTTTGATGAGGAAACATTGAATGGCGACCTTCCTACAATCCCGTTAATCGCAGTTCTACATAGTACTAATAACTTTTCAGAAGAATCTAAATTAGGGGAAGGTGGATTTGGTCCTGTTTACAAG GGAATTCTACCAGATGGAAGACAAATTGCAGTGAAAAGGCTCTCGAAATTTTCTGGTCAGGGCACACAGGAGTTCAAGAATGAAGTAATGTTTATAGCTAAATTGCAACATCGTAACCTCGTGAGACTTTTGGGATGCTGCTTAGAGGAAAATGAGAATATACTTGTATATGAGTATATGTGCAATGCAAGCCTTGACTCTCACCTCTTTGGTG GCGATGAGAAGAGAAAGCAACTTGATTGGAAACTAAGATTAAGCATTATCAATGGAATAGCAAAAGGTATTTTATATCTTCATGAGGACTCTCGACTCAAAGTAATTCACAGAGATCTCAAAGGTAGCAATGTTCTATTAGACTATGAAATGAATCCCAAGATATCAGATTTTGGATTGGCCAGGGCATTTGAAATAGGACAGAACCAAGCAAATACAAAACGAGTAGTGGGCACCTA TGGATACATGGCTCCAGAGTATGCTATGGAAGGATTATTTTCCGTGAAAACGGATGTTTTCAGCTTTGGAGTTATTGTCCTAGAAATCATTTGTGGAAGAAAGAACAGTGGATTCCATCGATCAGAACATGGTCAAAGTCTTCTTTTATAT GCTTGGAACATATGGTGTGAAGGAAGATGTTTGGAATTGATGGATCAAGCATTGATAAAATCCTTCGTAGCCAGTGAGGTGGTGAAGTGCATACACGTTGGTTTGCTTTGTGTTCAACAAGACGCAGCAGATAGGCCAACCATGTCCACGGTTGTTCTAATGCTAGGAAGTGACACAATGACCCTTCCAAAACCCAATCACCCTGCATATTCTGTTGGAAGATTGACCTCTAATGATGCATCAACTTCAAGAAGTTCCaagaatttttctattaatGATGTAACATTCTCAACAGTTTTAGCAAGATAA
- the LOC108339139 gene encoding cysteine-rich receptor-like protein kinase 7, with amino-acid sequence MEKNMKVSAVEERLMGMEVERRRRTVLWRFYGNVFNLWMHQEPESLCNDKVHLYVMNPKISDFGLARAFEIGQKQAKTKRVMGTYGYMAPEYVMQGLFSVKSDVFSFGVLVLEIIYGRKNNGLYMSEHGQTLLLYAWRTWGAGKCLETIDPMLEKSFLRSEVERCIHIGLLCVQEDAKDRPTMSQVVLMLASDTMILPKPKHPAFSIGIMASEEVYTSKSFKNVSNNDLTVSVSLPR; translated from the exons ATGGAGAAGAATATGAAGGTTTCTGCGGTGGAGGAGAGGTTGATGGGGATGGAGGtggagaggaggaggaggacgGTGCTGTGGAGGTTTTACGGCAACGTTTTCAACCTGTGGATGCACCAGGAGCCCGAGA GTTTATGTAACGATAAGGTGCATTTGTATGTCATGAATCCCAAAATATCAGATTTTGGATTGGCAAGAGCATTTGAAATAGGACAGAAACAGGCAAAGACAAAACGAGTAATGGGCACCTA CGGATACATGGCTCCAGAGTATGTTATGCAAGGACTGTTTTCAGTGAAATCTGATGTTTTCAGCTTTGGAGTTCTTGTTCTAGAGATCATTTATGGGAGAAAGAACAATGGATTGTATATGTCAGAACATGGTCAAACTCTTCTTTTATAT GCTTGGAGAACATGGGGTGCAGGAAAATGTTTGGAAACGATTGACCCAATGCTAGAAAAGTCCTTCTTACGCAGTGAAGTTGAGAGGTGTATACACATTGGTTTATTGTGTGTTCAAGAAGATGCAAAAGATAGACCAACAATGTCTCAGGTTGTTTTAATGCTGGCAAGTGATACAATGATTCTTCCAAAACCCAAGCACCCTGCATTCTCAATTGGAATAATGGCCTCTGAGGAAGTTTATACATCAAAAAGTTTCAAGAATGTTTCTAATAATGATCTAACTGTCTCTGTTTCTTTACCAAGGTGA
- the LOC108339981 gene encoding cysteine-rich receptor-like protein kinase 10 isoform X1, with protein sequence MIGTQGKVRSICFSFLLLLSFRSFSTKAKAQSSLGSNCENTTQQTLSSAYQTNLDRILTWMSSDAATSNGYNHNTIGTNSSVYGLYDCGGDVAGYFCQFCIATAVKEAPQLCSNRLSAVVWNDYCVIRYSNEDFFGKAITYPIWHTPGTKNISNTVEIQRGEDFWRSMIRKATNETNQLYYKDGFNLSATESRYGVVQCTRDLTNEGCRQCLEDILAEVPKCCEQKIAYMVWTGSCLMKYDDYMFYLLANQTPSAPAPNPQTDKQGVNNRTRILIIIISLIGAIIVLCFSLYCFWYRKRMRKANYKEKTRDGVREAMNSQTSLVEELPLPSFHKIQSEETWSTDLPRIPFVTILQSTDNFSEASKLGEGGFGPVYKGNLPDGRQIAVKRLSKFSGQGSEEFNNEVMFIAKLRHRNLVRLLACCLEENEKILVYEYLPNKSLDFHLFDVEKRKQFDWKLRLSIIHGIARGILYLHEDSQLRLIHRDLKASNVLLDRDMNPKISDFGLARAFEVGQNQANTKRVMGTYGYMAPEYAMGGLFSVKSDVFSFGVLVLEIICGRKNGGFYLSDSQNLLVYAWRTWNEGKCLELMDPMLEKSFMRNEVERCIEIGLLCVQEDARDRPTISDVVVMLASDTVVVPKPKHPAFSIGRMASEDISTSKSSKNLSINDITSSITLPR encoded by the exons ATGATAGGAACACAAGGAAAAGTGAGATCAATATGCTTTAGTTTCTTGTTATTACTGAGTTTCAGATCATTCAGTACAAAGGCCAAAGCACAGTCATCCCTGGGAAGTAACTGCGAAAACACCACCCAACAGACTCTCAGCAGTGCATACCAAACTAACCTTGATAGAATCCTAACCTGGATGTCCTCGGATGCAGCCACAAGCAATGGTTATAACCACAACACCATAGGCACCAATAGCTCTGTGTATGGCCTCTATGATTGTGGTGGTGATGTGGCTGGATACTTTTGTCAATTTTGTATTGCCACTGCTGTAAAAGAAGCCCCTCAGCTCTGCTCCAATAGGCTGTCTGCTGTAGTGTGGAATGATTACTGCGTTATAAGGTACTCAAATGAGGACTTCTTTGGGAAAGCTATTACATACCCAATATGGCATACTCCTGGAACAAAAAACATATCCAACACGGTAGAGATTCAGAGAGGTGAGGATTTTTGGAGAAGCATGATCAGAAAAGCTACTAATGAAACCAACCAGTTGTACTATAAGGATGGCTTCAATTTGAGTGCTACTGAGAGTAGGTATGGTGTGGTGCAATGCACCAGAGATCTCACAAATGAAGGGTGCAGGCAGTGTTTGGAGGACATACTTGCTGAAGTTCCCAAATGTTGTGAACAAAAAATAGCATATATGGTTTGGACTGGAAGTTGCTTGATGAAGTATGATGATTATATGTTCTACCTTCTTGCCAACCAAACACCTTCAGCTCCTGCCCCCAATCCGCAAACAG ATAAACAAGGGGTTAATAACAGGACAAGAATATTGATCATTATCATCAGTTTGATCGGGGCAATAATTGTACTATGTTTCAGCCTATATTGCTTCTGGTACAGGAAAAGGATGAGAAAAgctaattataaagaaaaaacgaGGGATGGGGTTAGAGAAG CTATGAACTCACAAACTTCTCTTGTAGAAGAGCTACCTCTACCTTCATTTCATAAAATTCAATCAGAGGAAACGTGGAGCACCGACCTGCCTAGAATCCCATTTGTCACAATTCTACAGAGTACTGATAACTTTTCAGAAGCATCTAAATTAGGGGAAGGTGGATTCGGCCCTGTTTACAAG GGAAATCTACCTGATGGAAGACAAATTGCAGTAAAAAGACTGTCAAAATTTTCTGGTCAAGGCTCAGAGGAGTTCAATAATGAAGTAATGTTTATAGCTAAATTGAGGCATCGCAATCTTGTAAGACTTCTGGCATGCTGCTTAGAGGAAAATGAAAAGATACTGGTATATGAGTATTTGCCAAATAAAAGTCTCGATTTTCACTTATTTG ATgttgagaaaagaaaacaattcgATTGGAAACTAAGATTAAGCATTATCCATGGAATAGCAAGAGGTATTTTATACCTTCATGAAGACTCTCAACTCAGACTAATCCATAGAGATCTCAAAGCCAGCAACGTTCTATTAGACCGTGACATGAATCCCAAAATATCAGATTTTGGATTGGCAAGGGCATTTGAAGTGGGACAGAACCAGGCAAATACAAAACGAGTGATGGGCACTTA TGGATACATGGCTCCTGAATATGCTATGGGAGGACTATTTTCAGTGAAATCTGATGTCTTCAGCTTTGGAGTTCTTGTTCTAGAAATCATTTGTGGGAGAAAGAACGGTGGATTCTACCTGTCAGATAGTCAAAATCTTCTTGTATAC GCATGGAGAACATGGAATGAAGGAAAATGTTTGGAATTGATGGATCCAATGCTGGAAAAATCTTTCATGCGAAATGAAGTAGAAAGATGCATAGAGATTGGTTTGTTGTGTGTTCAAGAAGATGCAAGAGATAGACCAACCATATCCGATGTTGTAGTAATGCTGGCGAGTGACACAGTGGTCGTTCCAAAACCCAAGCACCCAGCATTTTCAATTGGAAGGATGGCCTCAGAGGACATCTCTACATCAAAAAGTTCCAAGAATCTTTCCATTAATGATATAACATCCTCGATTACTTTACCGAGGTAA
- the LOC108339981 gene encoding cysteine-rich receptor-like protein kinase 44 isoform X3 — MIGTQGKVRSICFSFLLLLSFRSFSTKAKAQSSLGSNCENTTQQTLSSAYQTNLDRILTWMSSDAATSNGYNHNTIGTNSSVYGLYDCGGDVAGYFCQFCIATAVKEAPQLCSNRLSAVVWNDYCVIRYSNEDFFGKAITYPIWHTPGTKNISNTVEIQRGEDFWRSMIRKATNETNQLYYKDGFNLSATESRYGVVQCTRDLTNEGCRQCLEDILAEVPKCCEQKIAYMVWTGSCLMKYDDYMFYLLANQTPSAPAPNPQTDKQGVNNRTRILIIIISLIGAIIVLCFSLYCFWYRKRMRKANYKEKTRDGVREELPLPSFHKIQSEETWSTDLPRIPFVTILQSTDNFSEASKLGEGGFGPVYKGNLPDGRQIAVKRLSKFSGQGSEEFNNEVMFIAKLRHRNLVRLLACCLEENEKILVYEYLPNKSLDFHLFDVEKRKQFDWKLRLSIIHGIARGILYLHEDSQLRLIHRDLKASNVLLDRDMNPKISDFGLARAFEVGQNQANTKRVMGTYGYMAPEYAMGGLFSVKSDVFSFGVLVLEIICGRKNGGFYLSDSQNLLVYAWRTWNEGKCLELMDPMLEKSFMRNEVERCIEIGLLCVQEDARDRPTISDVVVMLASDTVVVPKPKHPAFSIGRMASEDISTSKSSKNLSINDITSSITLPR, encoded by the exons ATGATAGGAACACAAGGAAAAGTGAGATCAATATGCTTTAGTTTCTTGTTATTACTGAGTTTCAGATCATTCAGTACAAAGGCCAAAGCACAGTCATCCCTGGGAAGTAACTGCGAAAACACCACCCAACAGACTCTCAGCAGTGCATACCAAACTAACCTTGATAGAATCCTAACCTGGATGTCCTCGGATGCAGCCACAAGCAATGGTTATAACCACAACACCATAGGCACCAATAGCTCTGTGTATGGCCTCTATGATTGTGGTGGTGATGTGGCTGGATACTTTTGTCAATTTTGTATTGCCACTGCTGTAAAAGAAGCCCCTCAGCTCTGCTCCAATAGGCTGTCTGCTGTAGTGTGGAATGATTACTGCGTTATAAGGTACTCAAATGAGGACTTCTTTGGGAAAGCTATTACATACCCAATATGGCATACTCCTGGAACAAAAAACATATCCAACACGGTAGAGATTCAGAGAGGTGAGGATTTTTGGAGAAGCATGATCAGAAAAGCTACTAATGAAACCAACCAGTTGTACTATAAGGATGGCTTCAATTTGAGTGCTACTGAGAGTAGGTATGGTGTGGTGCAATGCACCAGAGATCTCACAAATGAAGGGTGCAGGCAGTGTTTGGAGGACATACTTGCTGAAGTTCCCAAATGTTGTGAACAAAAAATAGCATATATGGTTTGGACTGGAAGTTGCTTGATGAAGTATGATGATTATATGTTCTACCTTCTTGCCAACCAAACACCTTCAGCTCCTGCCCCCAATCCGCAAACAG ATAAACAAGGGGTTAATAACAGGACAAGAATATTGATCATTATCATCAGTTTGATCGGGGCAATAATTGTACTATGTTTCAGCCTATATTGCTTCTGGTACAGGAAAAGGATGAGAAAAgctaattataaagaaaaaacgaGGGATGGGGTTAGAGAAG AGCTACCTCTACCTTCATTTCATAAAATTCAATCAGAGGAAACGTGGAGCACCGACCTGCCTAGAATCCCATTTGTCACAATTCTACAGAGTACTGATAACTTTTCAGAAGCATCTAAATTAGGGGAAGGTGGATTCGGCCCTGTTTACAAG GGAAATCTACCTGATGGAAGACAAATTGCAGTAAAAAGACTGTCAAAATTTTCTGGTCAAGGCTCAGAGGAGTTCAATAATGAAGTAATGTTTATAGCTAAATTGAGGCATCGCAATCTTGTAAGACTTCTGGCATGCTGCTTAGAGGAAAATGAAAAGATACTGGTATATGAGTATTTGCCAAATAAAAGTCTCGATTTTCACTTATTTG ATgttgagaaaagaaaacaattcgATTGGAAACTAAGATTAAGCATTATCCATGGAATAGCAAGAGGTATTTTATACCTTCATGAAGACTCTCAACTCAGACTAATCCATAGAGATCTCAAAGCCAGCAACGTTCTATTAGACCGTGACATGAATCCCAAAATATCAGATTTTGGATTGGCAAGGGCATTTGAAGTGGGACAGAACCAGGCAAATACAAAACGAGTGATGGGCACTTA TGGATACATGGCTCCTGAATATGCTATGGGAGGACTATTTTCAGTGAAATCTGATGTCTTCAGCTTTGGAGTTCTTGTTCTAGAAATCATTTGTGGGAGAAAGAACGGTGGATTCTACCTGTCAGATAGTCAAAATCTTCTTGTATAC GCATGGAGAACATGGAATGAAGGAAAATGTTTGGAATTGATGGATCCAATGCTGGAAAAATCTTTCATGCGAAATGAAGTAGAAAGATGCATAGAGATTGGTTTGTTGTGTGTTCAAGAAGATGCAAGAGATAGACCAACCATATCCGATGTTGTAGTAATGCTGGCGAGTGACACAGTGGTCGTTCCAAAACCCAAGCACCCAGCATTTTCAATTGGAAGGATGGCCTCAGAGGACATCTCTACATCAAAAAGTTCCAAGAATCTTTCCATTAATGATATAACATCCTCGATTACTTTACCGAGGTAA
- the LOC108339981 gene encoding cysteine-rich receptor-like protein kinase 44 isoform X2 yields MIGTQGKVRSICFSFLLLLSFRSFSTKAKAQSSLGSNCENTTQQTLSSAYQTNLDRILTWMSSDAATSNGYNHNTIGTNSSVYGLYDCGGDVAGYFCQFCIATAVKEAPQLCSNRLSAVVWNDYCVIRYSNEDFFGKAITYPIWHTPGTKNISNTVEIQRGEDFWRSMIRKATNETNQLYYKDGFNLSATESRYGVVQCTRDLTNEGCRQCLEDILAEVPKCCEQKIAYMVWTGSCLMKYDDYMFYLLANQTPSAPAPNPQTDKQGVNNRTRILIIIISLIGAIIVLCFSLYCFWYRKRMRKANYKEKTRDGVREEELPLPSFHKIQSEETWSTDLPRIPFVTILQSTDNFSEASKLGEGGFGPVYKGNLPDGRQIAVKRLSKFSGQGSEEFNNEVMFIAKLRHRNLVRLLACCLEENEKILVYEYLPNKSLDFHLFDVEKRKQFDWKLRLSIIHGIARGILYLHEDSQLRLIHRDLKASNVLLDRDMNPKISDFGLARAFEVGQNQANTKRVMGTYGYMAPEYAMGGLFSVKSDVFSFGVLVLEIICGRKNGGFYLSDSQNLLVYAWRTWNEGKCLELMDPMLEKSFMRNEVERCIEIGLLCVQEDARDRPTISDVVVMLASDTVVVPKPKHPAFSIGRMASEDISTSKSSKNLSINDITSSITLPR; encoded by the exons ATGATAGGAACACAAGGAAAAGTGAGATCAATATGCTTTAGTTTCTTGTTATTACTGAGTTTCAGATCATTCAGTACAAAGGCCAAAGCACAGTCATCCCTGGGAAGTAACTGCGAAAACACCACCCAACAGACTCTCAGCAGTGCATACCAAACTAACCTTGATAGAATCCTAACCTGGATGTCCTCGGATGCAGCCACAAGCAATGGTTATAACCACAACACCATAGGCACCAATAGCTCTGTGTATGGCCTCTATGATTGTGGTGGTGATGTGGCTGGATACTTTTGTCAATTTTGTATTGCCACTGCTGTAAAAGAAGCCCCTCAGCTCTGCTCCAATAGGCTGTCTGCTGTAGTGTGGAATGATTACTGCGTTATAAGGTACTCAAATGAGGACTTCTTTGGGAAAGCTATTACATACCCAATATGGCATACTCCTGGAACAAAAAACATATCCAACACGGTAGAGATTCAGAGAGGTGAGGATTTTTGGAGAAGCATGATCAGAAAAGCTACTAATGAAACCAACCAGTTGTACTATAAGGATGGCTTCAATTTGAGTGCTACTGAGAGTAGGTATGGTGTGGTGCAATGCACCAGAGATCTCACAAATGAAGGGTGCAGGCAGTGTTTGGAGGACATACTTGCTGAAGTTCCCAAATGTTGTGAACAAAAAATAGCATATATGGTTTGGACTGGAAGTTGCTTGATGAAGTATGATGATTATATGTTCTACCTTCTTGCCAACCAAACACCTTCAGCTCCTGCCCCCAATCCGCAAACAG ATAAACAAGGGGTTAATAACAGGACAAGAATATTGATCATTATCATCAGTTTGATCGGGGCAATAATTGTACTATGTTTCAGCCTATATTGCTTCTGGTACAGGAAAAGGATGAGAAAAgctaattataaagaaaaaacgaGGGATGGGGTTAGAGAAG AAGAGCTACCTCTACCTTCATTTCATAAAATTCAATCAGAGGAAACGTGGAGCACCGACCTGCCTAGAATCCCATTTGTCACAATTCTACAGAGTACTGATAACTTTTCAGAAGCATCTAAATTAGGGGAAGGTGGATTCGGCCCTGTTTACAAG GGAAATCTACCTGATGGAAGACAAATTGCAGTAAAAAGACTGTCAAAATTTTCTGGTCAAGGCTCAGAGGAGTTCAATAATGAAGTAATGTTTATAGCTAAATTGAGGCATCGCAATCTTGTAAGACTTCTGGCATGCTGCTTAGAGGAAAATGAAAAGATACTGGTATATGAGTATTTGCCAAATAAAAGTCTCGATTTTCACTTATTTG ATgttgagaaaagaaaacaattcgATTGGAAACTAAGATTAAGCATTATCCATGGAATAGCAAGAGGTATTTTATACCTTCATGAAGACTCTCAACTCAGACTAATCCATAGAGATCTCAAAGCCAGCAACGTTCTATTAGACCGTGACATGAATCCCAAAATATCAGATTTTGGATTGGCAAGGGCATTTGAAGTGGGACAGAACCAGGCAAATACAAAACGAGTGATGGGCACTTA TGGATACATGGCTCCTGAATATGCTATGGGAGGACTATTTTCAGTGAAATCTGATGTCTTCAGCTTTGGAGTTCTTGTTCTAGAAATCATTTGTGGGAGAAAGAACGGTGGATTCTACCTGTCAGATAGTCAAAATCTTCTTGTATAC GCATGGAGAACATGGAATGAAGGAAAATGTTTGGAATTGATGGATCCAATGCTGGAAAAATCTTTCATGCGAAATGAAGTAGAAAGATGCATAGAGATTGGTTTGTTGTGTGTTCAAGAAGATGCAAGAGATAGACCAACCATATCCGATGTTGTAGTAATGCTGGCGAGTGACACAGTGGTCGTTCCAAAACCCAAGCACCCAGCATTTTCAATTGGAAGGATGGCCTCAGAGGACATCTCTACATCAAAAAGTTCCAAGAATCTTTCCATTAATGATATAACATCCTCGATTACTTTACCGAGGTAA